The following coding sequences are from one Bacillus mycoides window:
- a CDS encoding PH domain-containing protein — translation MLNNNVLDELFNEVAYEDESYFYYFYTMKMAATSEYIKFGPGAFLENQHQVICFTNKRIMMLELNPLTGKFNGNKIIIDIEDVEGIKVKRGLIKSKVIVTLKDNKGDIVMNPNSFTIGLSNHKKNLVKLQEMYS, via the coding sequence ATGTTAAACAATAATGTATTAGATGAACTATTTAATGAGGTAGCATATGAAGATGAGTCGTATTTTTATTATTTTTACACTATGAAAATGGCAGCAACATCAGAATATATTAAATTTGGTCCTGGTGCATTTTTAGAAAATCAACATCAAGTGATTTGCTTTACTAATAAGAGGATAATGATGCTTGAATTGAATCCGTTAACTGGTAAGTTTAATGGCAATAAGATAATAATTGATATTGAAGATGTAGAGGGTATTAAAGTAAAAAGAGGGCTAATAAAGTCTAAAGTTATTGTTACATTAAAAGATAACAAAGGAGATATCGTTATGAATCCAAATAGTTTTACAATTGGATTATCAAATCATAAAAAAAACTTAGTGAAACTGCAAGAGATGTATAGTTAA
- a CDS encoding 3'-5' exonuclease, which yields MISYKNWSEVPLELASKTKLSKEGLKPLEAPVAKVYQRSNNRYIELYERSKPEKKRQLSDKQKLALSNGRKLGIEQRTCKQCGHVVKSKSKLRLSLCPSCYEHQVIMNQLKETKLKIKTFINKMFINIDQFVILDTETTGLTLRDQIIDISVINLSGKILLNSLVKPTINIPAEAASIHGITNEMVHGAPSWTAIYKELREVTVGKTLLIYNAEFDLGMIENTCIANNVEFNNFKSTCVMKMYADYVDSKRWISLSDATELTIKHRAAADCFAALELLQQLKNNQID from the coding sequence ATGATAAGTTATAAAAATTGGAGTGAGGTCCCCTTAGAACTCGCAAGCAAAACTAAACTAAGTAAAGAAGGTTTAAAGCCCTTAGAGGCTCCTGTGGCTAAGGTTTATCAGAGATCAAACAATAGATATATAGAACTATATGAACGCTCAAAACCAGAAAAAAAAAGGCAATTATCTGATAAGCAAAAACTAGCACTATCAAATGGTAGAAAACTAGGTATAGAGCAACGGACTTGTAAACAGTGTGGCCATGTCGTTAAAAGTAAATCTAAACTACGTCTAAGTCTCTGCCCTAGCTGTTACGAACACCAAGTAATTATGAATCAATTAAAAGAAACAAAATTAAAAATCAAAACATTTATCAACAAAATGTTTATAAACATAGATCAGTTTGTTATTTTAGATACCGAAACAACTGGACTTACTCTAAGAGATCAAATTATTGATATAAGCGTAATTAATTTATCAGGAAAAATCCTATTAAACTCTTTAGTTAAGCCAACTATAAATATTCCAGCTGAAGCAGCCTCCATTCACGGTATTACAAATGAAATGGTTCACGGTGCACCATCGTGGACAGCGATATACAAAGAGTTACGTGAAGTTACCGTAGGAAAAACTTTACTTATCTATAACGCTGAATTTGATTTAGGTATGATAGAAAACACCTGTATTGCTAACAATGTAGAATTTAATAATTTTAAATCCACATGTGTTATGAAAATGTATGCCGATTATGTAGATTCAAAGAGGTGGATTTCATTAAGTGATGCAACGGAATTAACGATTAAACATCGAGCAGCAGCTGACTGTTTTGCTGCCCTGGAATTATTACAACAACTCAAAAATAATCAAATAGATTAA
- a CDS encoding DUF3994 domain-containing protein has protein sequence MRAKKLVTLAVPFMLLVGCGTDKTEAKPKEKVESKEETKEKLSKEKYPTRMTNLSSELVQKITVITELAMDKDKDEKSLVKEIVKEESEVQKSIDKFKKIEPPKEFEDSHKEILKAVDCYSKAYALQVEIIKGKGKVTDEDRNRSQKSMDLIKEGNEYWQKGYAPLQDAQLDQANAIGKKTGVQFDKPSTSNSDDDSVQVSKDGKELLGEWGSYKGSEFHKGLDFREDNSFTAYDDTGKSSYEDNHMTGTWLFDADKKQVTLLPTEFVKDGKKIDAKNTNAFVEYKLEFLRAGSLKMTDSKGNTITAERRK, from the coding sequence ATGAGAGCGAAGAAACTAGTAACATTAGCAGTACCGTTCATGTTGTTAGTAGGTTGTGGAACTGATAAAACAGAAGCAAAGCCGAAAGAGAAAGTAGAGTCTAAAGAAGAGACGAAGGAGAAGTTGTCAAAAGAAAAGTACCCAACACGTATGACGAATTTATCTTCTGAGTTAGTACAGAAAATTACGGTTATAACTGAGTTAGCAATGGATAAAGACAAAGATGAAAAGTCTTTAGTAAAAGAGATAGTGAAAGAAGAGTCTGAGGTACAGAAAAGTATTGATAAGTTTAAGAAAATAGAACCGCCAAAAGAGTTTGAAGACTCACATAAAGAAATCTTAAAAGCTGTAGATTGTTACAGTAAAGCCTATGCATTACAAGTTGAAATTATAAAAGGCAAAGGAAAAGTTACAGATGAAGACCGAAATAGGTCTCAAAAGTCAATGGACTTAATTAAAGAAGGTAATGAGTATTGGCAAAAAGGCTATGCACCACTTCAAGACGCTCAATTAGACCAAGCAAACGCTATTGGTAAGAAAACAGGAGTACAGTTCGATAAGCCTTCAACTTCTAATTCTGATGATGACAGTGTACAAGTATCAAAAGACGGTAAGGAGTTACTAGGTGAGTGGGGTAGTTACAAAGGTTCTGAATTCCATAAAGGGTTAGACTTCCGTGAAGATAATTCATTTACTGCTTATGATGATACAGGTAAATCTTCTTATGAAGACAATCACATGACAGGAACATGGCTTTTCGATGCAGACAAGAAACAAGTCACATTGTTACCTACTGAGTTTGTAAAAGACGGTAAGAAGATAGATGCAAAGAATACAAATGCATTTGTAGAGTATAAACTTGAATTCTTACGAGCAGGTTCTCTAAAAATGACTGACAGTAAAGGCAATACAATAACAGCTGAAAGACGCAAATAA
- a CDS encoding VaFE repeat-containing surface-anchored protein produces the protein MGKRVILRVFTLLSVLALFLNVFLPRASAEVMTHEKYSMDWSYSNSLGKHIRTEIIKNSSGQIAYCLTLGLKSPNGEDLPEMGKTDNVVYRVLLNGFPQKSVQQLGVANQNEAHYATQLAVWNALGQLDVNELKHANKNVEKAAKAIINAANNSGDTQDIYMNVIPAEKQKAELKGEFFETNLYTVQTNAKSGSYKVVAKNAPNGIKIVSENGEVKDQLSVGEKFRIQIPKNTKTGEFNLSVAANLTKVQAIAYRGTDTVQNATVLLERNEEKLSSDLAVNWEAAGSLKIKKVGESGEVLAGAVFEVFNANNESVGKITTGADGTAELNNLPIGTYTVKEIKAPTGYVLGDKPQTIEVKTGETGAVQIVNNKAKGNMEIKKLSDSGKVLPNVEFTVFTEDGKEVKKAVTKENGIANVEGLTFGKYYFLETKTPNGYIGNKTKYPFEIKEHNKTLTFTVENTEVKGSVKLLKVDNEDISKKLEGAVFELKDASGKVIGEYKTDKNGEINVKDLAYGKYSFVEKTSPNGYVLVTEPIVFEIKEHGKIIELLAVNHLIKGDLEITKVDVTDGNNKLPNAEFTIYNEAGKEVVKGKTDDKGIAKFEKLPFGKYTYKETVAPKGYILNEETFSFEIKENGQIIKHIVKDEKIPLIKTTATDKKDGTKEMHISKSVTIQDKVEYKDLQVGKEYTLKGKLMDKKTNKPLVVNGKEVTAETKFTPKEATGSITLDFTFDATGLEEKEVVVFEELLKDGKVVTTHADINDKSQTVKFVKPLVKTTATNKADGGKEIHSKDSITIQDKVEYTNLVVGKEYTVKGKLMNKAINEPLLIDGKEVTAETKFTAKEKNGFVTLDFSFVGAEQQGREVVVFEDLLHEGQVIATHADINDVGQTVRFVEPSIKTTATNKADGSKELDASKSVTIQDKVEYKDLIVGKEYVVKGKLMDKATKKPLLVDGKEVTVESKFTAKEKNGSITLDFTFNASALQGKEVVVFEELYQDNVLVAIHVDIEDKGQTVKFKEVKPEQPKPEQPHQDKNTPTSEQPKEQVKEQPQPKKEVQSKIGWLPQTGADLTSWISMAAGALLLIVGGVIFLKRKNA, from the coding sequence TTGGGGAAAAGAGTTATTTTAAGAGTTTTTACATTATTATCAGTACTGGCATTATTCCTTAATGTGTTTTTACCAAGGGCTAGTGCAGAGGTTATGACGCATGAGAAATATTCAATGGATTGGAGTTATAGTAACAGTCTAGGTAAGCACATTCGAACTGAAATTATTAAAAATTCAAGCGGTCAAATTGCTTATTGCTTAACTCTTGGACTAAAATCACCAAATGGTGAAGATCTTCCTGAAATGGGGAAAACAGATAATGTAGTATATAGGGTCCTATTAAACGGTTTCCCACAAAAAAGTGTTCAGCAGTTGGGAGTAGCTAATCAGAATGAGGCACACTACGCGACTCAGCTTGCAGTTTGGAATGCATTAGGTCAACTTGATGTAAATGAACTGAAACATGCGAATAAAAATGTTGAAAAAGCGGCTAAGGCAATTATCAATGCTGCTAATAATAGTGGGGATACGCAAGATATTTATATGAATGTTATCCCAGCTGAAAAACAAAAAGCAGAATTAAAAGGTGAGTTCTTCGAAACAAATCTATATACAGTACAAACAAATGCTAAGAGTGGTTCTTATAAAGTAGTAGCGAAAAATGCACCTAATGGAATAAAAATTGTTAGTGAAAATGGTGAAGTGAAAGATCAGCTTTCAGTTGGAGAGAAATTCCGTATCCAAATCCCTAAAAATACAAAAACAGGTGAATTTAATCTAAGTGTTGCTGCAAACTTAACAAAAGTTCAAGCAATTGCTTACCGCGGTACGGATACTGTTCAGAATGCTACAGTACTATTAGAAAGAAATGAAGAAAAGCTTAGTAGTGACCTTGCAGTAAATTGGGAAGCTGCTGGTTCTTTAAAAATTAAAAAAGTTGGAGAAAGTGGAGAAGTATTAGCTGGTGCGGTATTCGAGGTTTTTAATGCGAATAATGAATCAGTTGGAAAAATCACGACTGGTGCTGATGGTACTGCAGAATTAAATAACCTACCAATTGGTACTTATACTGTAAAAGAAATAAAAGCGCCAACAGGCTATGTTTTAGGTGATAAACCACAAACCATTGAGGTTAAGACTGGAGAAACTGGGGCTGTTCAAATAGTAAACAACAAGGCAAAAGGGAACATGGAAATAAAAAAACTTAGTGATTCAGGTAAAGTGCTACCTAATGTTGAATTCACTGTTTTTACTGAAGATGGAAAAGAAGTGAAAAAGGCAGTAACAAAAGAAAATGGAATTGCAAATGTTGAAGGCCTTACATTTGGTAAGTATTATTTCTTAGAGACAAAAACACCAAATGGATATATTGGAAATAAAACAAAGTATCCTTTTGAAATTAAAGAGCACAATAAAACACTGACTTTTACAGTAGAAAACACCGAAGTAAAAGGTAGTGTAAAACTACTAAAAGTAGATAACGAAGATATTAGTAAAAAATTAGAAGGTGCAGTATTCGAGTTAAAAGATGCAAGTGGAAAAGTAATTGGCGAATATAAGACAGATAAAAATGGCGAAATTAACGTTAAAGATCTAGCGTATGGTAAGTATTCATTTGTAGAAAAGACTTCTCCAAACGGTTACGTTCTTGTTACAGAACCAATTGTGTTCGAAATAAAGGAACATGGAAAAATTATTGAGCTATTAGCAGTTAATCATCTTATCAAAGGTGATCTGGAAATTACAAAGGTAGATGTTACGGATGGAAACAATAAGCTTCCAAATGCAGAGTTTACGATTTATAACGAAGCAGGAAAAGAAGTAGTAAAAGGTAAAACAGATGATAAAGGTATCGCTAAATTTGAAAAGCTACCATTTGGAAAATACACATATAAAGAAACAGTTGCACCAAAAGGTTATATCTTAAATGAAGAGACGTTTTCTTTTGAAATCAAAGAGAATGGTCAAATTATTAAACATATCGTTAAAGATGAGAAGATTCCTTTGATTAAAACAACAGCAACTGATAAAAAAGATGGTACAAAAGAAATGCACATTTCTAAGTCTGTAACAATCCAAGATAAAGTGGAATACAAAGACCTACAAGTAGGTAAAGAGTACACTTTAAAAGGTAAATTAATGGATAAAAAGACTAATAAACCATTAGTTGTAAATGGTAAAGAAGTAACTGCTGAAACTAAGTTTACACCAAAAGAAGCAACTGGTTCTATTACATTAGATTTCACTTTTGATGCAACTGGTTTAGAAGAAAAAGAAGTAGTAGTATTCGAAGAGTTACTGAAAGACGGAAAAGTTGTTACTACACATGCTGATATCAATGATAAAAGTCAAACAGTTAAGTTCGTTAAGCCATTAGTAAAAACAACTGCTACAAACAAAGCTGATGGTGGAAAAGAGATTCATTCAAAGGATTCTATCACTATCCAGGATAAAGTGGAGTACACTAACTTAGTTGTTGGTAAAGAGTACACTGTAAAAGGAAAATTAATGAACAAAGCTATTAACGAACCATTATTAATTGATGGTAAAGAAGTAACAGCTGAGACTAAATTCACTGCAAAAGAAAAGAATGGTTTTGTAACATTAGACTTTTCTTTCGTTGGTGCTGAACAGCAAGGAAGAGAAGTAGTCGTGTTTGAAGACTTATTACATGAAGGTCAAGTAATTGCAACACATGCTGACATTAACGATGTAGGTCAAACAGTTCGATTTGTAGAACCTTCTATTAAAACGACAGCTACAAACAAAGCTGATGGTTCTAAAGAGTTAGACGCTTCTAAATCTGTAACAATCCAAGATAAAGTGGAATACAAAGACTTAATTGTGGGTAAAGAGTACGTTGTAAAAGGCAAACTAATGGATAAAGCAACAAAAAAACCATTATTAGTTGATGGTAAAGAAGTAACAGTAGAATCTAAGTTTACTGCAAAAGAGAAAAATGGTTCTATCACACTCGATTTCACATTTAATGCTTCTGCATTACAAGGTAAAGAAGTGGTAGTGTTTGAAGAATTGTATCAAGATAATGTCTTGGTAGCTATACACGTTGACATCGAAGATAAGGGTCAAACGGTGAAATTTAAAGAAGTAAAACCGGAGCAACCAAAACCAGAACAGCCGCATCAAGATAAAAATACTCCAACCTCAGAACAACCAAAAGAGCAAGTAAAAGAACAACCACAACCTAAGAAAGAAGTTCAATCTAAAATTGGATGGTTACCGCAAACAGGTGCTGATCTTACAAGTTGGATCTCTATGGCTGCAGGCGCATTACTGTTAATTGTTGGTGGAGTTATTTTCTTAAAACGTAAAAACGCATAA
- a CDS encoding SMI1/KNR4 family protein, producing the protein MSHITWININEKRVTDDQIKQLEQYLNIKFPNDFLECVQEYDGGYPTPDTFNIPNQDENSLNNLLTLDSDRKYSFLETYNNTKDRLPDKIYPFARDPFGNLLCFDYRNNTDSPTIVFWDHEEEDIEEAIYGSGAKSITLVQ; encoded by the coding sequence ATGAGTCACATTACATGGATTAATATAAATGAAAAAAGAGTAACAGATGACCAAATTAAACAATTAGAACAATACTTAAATATTAAATTTCCTAATGATTTTCTTGAGTGTGTACAAGAATATGATGGTGGATATCCAACGCCAGATACATTTAATATTCCAAATCAAGATGAAAATTCACTTAATAATCTTTTAACCTTAGATTCTGATAGAAAATATTCATTTCTAGAAACATATAATAATACGAAAGATAGATTACCTGACAAAATATATCCTTTTGCTAGAGATCCATTCGGCAATCTTCTATGCTTTGATTATCGAAACAACACTGATTCACCAACAATCGTATTCTGGGATCATGAGGAAGAAGACATAGAGGAAGCAATATATGGTTCTGGTGCAAAAAGTATAACACTTGTGCAATGA
- a CDS encoding helix-turn-helix domain-containing protein: MDYLSLEEVCDRVGLTKNQLGYLIKYKHIEPINLDTWKADGGYRFEQEDVKRLEELYKDSLTLKEAAEFLNKSKTYVHNAAKDGILPFKEIAKGKSTERLYLKNDLEIFKERIENRSKEESKEKKQHLSLYLDEKVVEAIKKKAAKKGYNGYKKFAEDILSAEVKEDIEE, from the coding sequence ATGGACTATTTATCTTTAGAAGAGGTATGCGATAGGGTAGGTTTAACAAAAAATCAATTAGGCTATTTAATTAAGTATAAACACATCGAGCCTATCAATCTGGATACCTGGAAAGCAGATGGTGGATATCGTTTTGAGCAAGAAGATGTAAAAAGGTTAGAGGAATTATACAAAGACTCTTTAACATTAAAAGAAGCGGCTGAATTTCTAAATAAATCTAAGACTTACGTTCATAATGCAGCTAAAGATGGGATATTGCCCTTTAAAGAGATTGCTAAAGGGAAATCTACTGAACGATTGTACTTAAAAAACGATCTGGAAATTTTCAAAGAAAGAATTGAAAATAGATCAAAAGAGGAGTCGAAAGAAAAAAAGCAGCATTTAAGTCTATATCTTGATGAAAAGGTAGTAGAAGCAATAAAGAAAAAGGCTGCAAAGAAAGGATATAATGGCTACAAGAAGTTTGCTGAAGACATTTTATCCGCAGAAGTAAAAGAAGACATAGAAGAATAG
- a CDS encoding IS6 family transposase has protein sequence MILLTVRWYLRYNLSFRDLVEMMEERGLSLAHTTIMRWVHQYGPELDKRIRRHLKQTNDSWRVDETYIKVKGQWMYLYRAVDSQGNTIDFYLSKSRNHKAAKRFFKKALRSFHVSKPRAITVDKNPAYPIAISGLKKEKKMPLGIQIRQIKYLNNIVEQDHRFIKKRIRSMLGLKSFRTATFILAGVEAMHMIKKEQIDLRDQSVQNQKQFIHQLFGLTA, from the coding sequence ATTATTCTATTAACTGTACGTTGGTACCTACGGTACAATCTTAGTTTTCGTGATTTGGTAGAAATGATGGAGGAAAGAGGACTATCCTTGGCTCATACAACGATTATGCGGTGGGTCCATCAATATGGGCCGGAGTTAGATAAGCGAATTCGACGTCATCTCAAACAAACGAATGACTCCTGGAGAGTAGATGAAACGTACATAAAAGTAAAAGGACAATGGATGTACCTATATCGTGCCGTTGATTCTCAAGGGAACACGATTGATTTTTATCTCAGTAAATCTAGAAACCATAAGGCTGCAAAGCGATTCTTCAAGAAGGCTTTGCGGTCTTTTCATGTTTCAAAACCTCGTGCAATCACAGTTGATAAAAATCCCGCCTATCCCATTGCTATCAGCGGGCTGAAGAAAGAGAAAAAAATGCCGTTAGGCATTCAAATCAGGCAGATAAAATATCTAAATAACATCGTAGAGCAAGACCATCGTTTCATTAAAAAACGTATACGCTCTATGTTAGGACTTAAATCTTTTCGCACAGCTACATTTATTCTTGCAGGAGTAGAAGCCATGCATATGATAAAAAAAGAACAGATTGATTTACGGGATCAGTCTGTTCAAAATCAAAAACAATTCATTCATCAATTATTTGGATTAACAGCGTAA
- a CDS encoding tyrosine-type recombinase/integrase: MNIINYEHSKQLVKSKSDFFDSSHFEKIMGMGIRNIDYSKLSEESLVYLFLHDEPSLTKKRSERTKKIYLHDLSHFLRYIKETIGTIHDLSHNEMEIYFYQLSKKYAATTLRRKKTVVQQFLKYVYDNTGLSDDYSSRLKKISVKKEDLVNRDLFPEEVNEILDALKKTSFFMYTLFFLLTTTGLRIEEVANAKWADLVFHSSLNAYLLRVVGKGNKAREVRIFEDVLDDICHLRQLRKQTSELDASSTSAFLPKADGSYYRADYLSKYVAEKIEETNLPFLRYRKDRITPHTCRHFFANHLMGKGVELKKIRDYLGHESIMTTERYLRERTRRQNLATIDIGNSLF; encoded by the coding sequence TTGAATATTATAAATTACGAACATAGTAAACAACTTGTAAAATCAAAATCAGATTTTTTTGATAGCAGTCATTTTGAAAAAATTATGGGTATGGGCATCAGGAATATTGACTATTCTAAATTAAGTGAAGAATCATTGGTTTATTTATTTCTACACGATGAACCTTCTTTAACGAAAAAAAGAAGTGAACGAACAAAAAAGATTTATCTGCATGATCTGTCTCATTTTCTTCGCTACATAAAAGAAACAATCGGAACCATTCACGATTTATCCCATAATGAGATGGAAATCTACTTCTATCAACTAAGTAAGAAGTATGCTGCCACTACATTACGTCGAAAGAAAACGGTAGTCCAGCAGTTTCTAAAATACGTTTATGATAACACGGGTCTCTCAGATGACTATAGTAGTCGTCTCAAAAAAATATCTGTAAAAAAAGAAGATCTGGTCAATCGTGACCTCTTTCCTGAAGAAGTAAATGAAATACTAGATGCACTGAAGAAAACAAGTTTCTTTATGTATACATTGTTTTTCCTTCTTACGACTACTGGACTCCGGATTGAGGAAGTTGCAAACGCAAAATGGGCAGATCTTGTATTCCATTCCTCATTAAATGCTTATCTCTTGCGTGTAGTTGGGAAAGGGAATAAAGCCAGGGAAGTTCGTATTTTTGAAGATGTACTCGACGATATCTGTCACCTTCGTCAATTGCGTAAACAAACAAGTGAATTGGACGCCTCTAGTACATCTGCTTTTCTACCTAAAGCCGATGGCTCTTACTATAGGGCCGACTACTTATCAAAATATGTAGCAGAAAAAATTGAAGAAACAAACTTACCATTTTTACGTTACCGAAAGGATAGAATTACCCCCCATACCTGCAGACATTTCTTTGCGAATCATTTGATGGGAAAAGGTGTCGAACTTAAGAAAATACGTGACTATTTAGGACACGAATCTATTATGACGACGGAACGCTATTTAAGGGAACGTACAAGACGTCAAAACTTGGCCACAATAGATATAGGAAATTCATTGTTTTAG